In a single window of the Bacillus clarus genome:
- a CDS encoding L-lactate permease has translation MSTWTQIYDPLNNIWLSALIAALPIFCFIICLMGFKMKGYIAGLYSVIVAIILAIFVYKMPATVALASAGFGVLSGFYPICTIVIAAIFLYKLTVKTEQFNVIRDSISSITNDQRLQVLLIAYSFGAFLEGAAGLGVPVAITAALLVGMGFNPLKAAGICLVANIAGGAMGAMGIPVTVPAQLTQLDALTVGRQTVYILPFISIVLPFLLVSMVDGFKGIKETWQGILVSGVSFAITQFLVTYFLGAELTNIFAAVVSMIALALFLRVWQPKSSAKEEKQEKESHTFNQILYAWSPFVFLTAFVTIFNLKPIKALFAPNGALENLVFNIQFPGLHNQVMKTAPITKADTPFAAIFKLDVFSSTTTAIVLAIIVSLIVYHVKGKMIKELMIETMKELKAPVYTICSVIALAYVENYSGMSSTLGLAFSSTGNAFPILSPILGWIGVFITGSVVSSGSLFAPLQAVTADQLNIVPSTLVALNVVGGTMAKMVSPQSVAVACAAVGLVGKESALFKTAMKYSLIFLAIISLLQLNSVFNIF, from the coding sequence ATGAGTACTTGGACACAAATTTATGATCCATTAAACAACATCTGGTTATCTGCACTAATCGCTGCACTCCCAATTTTTTGCTTCATTATTTGTTTAATGGGTTTCAAAATGAAAGGTTATATCGCTGGTCTTTATAGTGTGATTGTAGCTATTATTCTTGCAATATTTGTTTATAAAATGCCAGCAACTGTAGCATTAGCATCTGCGGGATTTGGTGTTTTATCTGGATTTTATCCAATTTGTACTATCGTTATCGCAGCTATTTTCCTTTACAAATTAACTGTTAAAACAGAACAATTCAATGTCATTCGTGACAGTATTTCAAGCATTACAAATGATCAACGTTTACAGGTATTATTAATCGCTTATTCTTTCGGTGCTTTCTTAGAAGGTGCAGCTGGTCTAGGTGTTCCAGTTGCTATTACAGCTGCATTACTTGTAGGTATGGGCTTTAACCCATTAAAAGCAGCAGGTATTTGCTTAGTAGCTAATATCGCTGGTGGTGCTATGGGCGCTATGGGTATCCCGGTTACAGTACCAGCACAATTAACTCAACTTGATGCATTAACTGTTGGTCGTCAAACTGTTTACATTTTACCATTCATTAGTATTGTTTTACCGTTCTTACTTGTTTCAATGGTAGATGGATTTAAAGGCATTAAAGAAACTTGGCAAGGTATTCTTGTTAGTGGTGTTTCATTCGCTATCACTCAATTCCTTGTAACTTACTTCTTAGGCGCTGAACTTACTAATATTTTCGCAGCAGTTGTAAGTATGATTGCTCTTGCATTATTCTTACGTGTTTGGCAGCCAAAATCTTCTGCTAAAGAAGAAAAACAAGAAAAAGAATCTCATACATTTAATCAAATTTTATATGCTTGGTCTCCATTCGTATTCTTAACTGCATTTGTAACAATCTTTAATTTAAAACCAATTAAAGCTCTATTTGCTCCAAATGGTGCACTTGAAAACTTAGTATTTAACATTCAATTCCCTGGTCTTCATAATCAAGTTATGAAAACTGCACCAATTACAAAAGCTGATACACCTTTCGCAGCTATTTTCAAGCTAGATGTATTCTCTTCTACAACTACTGCGATTGTATTAGCAATTATCGTTTCACTTATCGTTTACCACGTAAAAGGTAAAATGATCAAAGAATTAATGATTGAAACAATGAAAGAATTAAAAGCTCCAGTATATACAATTTGTAGCGTTATCGCTTTAGCTTACGTAGAGAACTACTCTGGTATGTCATCTACACTTGGACTTGCATTCTCTTCTACTGGAAATGCATTCCCTATTCTTTCTCCAATCTTAGGATGGATTGGCGTATTCATTACAGGTTCAGTAGTATCTAGTGGTTCACTATTCGCACCACTTCAAGCAGTAACTGCAGATCAATTAAACATCGTTCCTTCTACACTTGTTGCATTAAACGTAGTCGGTGGTACAATGGCAAAAATGGTTTCACCACAATCTGTAGCAGTTGCTTGCGCGGCAGTTGGACTAGTTGGTAAAGAATCTGCTCTATTTAAAACAGCAATGAAATACAGTTTAATTTTCTTAGCTATTATCAGCTTACTTCAACTTAACTCTGTATTTAATATCTTTTAA
- a CDS encoding peptide MFS transporter: MDAALKLDKAGEQQSPKKHPPGLYLLFLTEMWERFSYYGMRGLLVLYLTTAAVSGGLGFDKAFAVQLYGYFTAAVYFMPILGGWLTDHYITRRHAITLGGIIMAIGNFVLFSMNTKTGLFLGLILLVIGNGFFKPNISTLLGELYNENDSRRDSAFTIFYMGINVGAFFAPLICGFLAEDFFKTSVNGVMVMGYKYGFLAACIGMIIGQIVFNLLAPRYLGKAGTTIVGKKSKNQPTIEKKPLTKQEKNRTWAIVILTCFVVFFWAGFEQAGSSLTLYTNTFVDRTIFGWEVPTSWFQSVNPAFIVLLAPFVSMLWLKLSKTKRGDLKVPTKMALGMILLGIGYLVLTLAVLKTGSDEANITVKANLLFIIITYMFHTIGELFLSPIGLSMVSAIAPVKLASLLMGVWLAGSGMANWLAGKLASFTQSLGYLEVFSSIGIIVIILGFVLLLFSKKVASMME, translated from the coding sequence ATGGATGCAGCTTTAAAATTAGACAAAGCTGGAGAACAACAATCACCAAAAAAACATCCACCAGGATTATATTTGTTGTTCTTAACAGAAATGTGGGAAAGATTTAGTTATTATGGAATGCGCGGCCTTTTAGTTCTTTATTTAACAACTGCTGCTGTTAGTGGCGGGTTAGGATTTGATAAGGCATTCGCAGTGCAATTATATGGTTATTTTACAGCGGCAGTATACTTCATGCCAATTCTAGGCGGATGGCTAACTGACCACTATATTACAAGACGTCACGCCATTACTCTCGGCGGAATTATTATGGCAATCGGTAACTTTGTACTATTCTCAATGAATACAAAAACAGGACTATTCCTTGGATTAATACTATTAGTTATTGGTAATGGATTCTTTAAACCAAATATTTCTACACTGTTAGGTGAATTATACAACGAAAATGATTCACGTCGTGACAGTGCATTTACTATCTTCTATATGGGGATTAACGTAGGGGCCTTCTTCGCTCCACTTATTTGCGGATTTTTAGCAGAAGATTTCTTTAAAACAAGCGTTAATGGCGTTATGGTTATGGGATACAAATACGGATTCTTAGCAGCTTGTATTGGTATGATTATTGGACAAATTGTTTTCAACTTACTAGCTCCTCGATATCTTGGTAAAGCAGGAACAACAATTGTTGGTAAAAAATCCAAAAATCAGCCTACAATTGAAAAGAAACCTTTAACAAAACAAGAAAAAAACCGCACTTGGGCAATTGTAATTTTAACTTGTTTCGTAGTATTCTTCTGGGCAGGATTTGAACAAGCTGGTAGTTCTCTAACACTGTATACTAATACATTTGTTGATCGTACAATTTTCGGCTGGGAAGTTCCAACATCTTGGTTCCAATCGGTTAACCCAGCATTCATCGTACTACTTGCACCATTTGTATCTATGCTATGGTTAAAACTTTCTAAAACAAAACGTGGAGATTTAAAAGTACCAACAAAAATGGCATTAGGTATGATTTTACTAGGTATAGGTTATCTTGTTCTAACATTAGCTGTGTTAAAAACAGGAAGTGATGAAGCGAATATAACTGTTAAAGCAAACTTATTATTCATCATTATTACTTATATGTTCCATACAATTGGCGAACTATTCTTATCACCAATTGGTCTATCAATGGTAAGTGCAATTGCACCTGTTAAATTAGCATCATTATTAATGGGTGTATGGTTAGCTGGTTCAGGTATGGCTAACTGGTTAGCTGGTAAACTTGCTTCCTTTACACAATCATTAGGATACCTTGAAGTATTTTCAAGTATCGGTATTATCGTTATCATCTTAGGATTTGTACTTCTTCTCTTCTCTAAAAAAGTTGCAAGTATGATGGAATAA
- the aspA gene encoding aspartate ammonia-lyase, which produces MIVTKDIRIEKDFLGEKEVPNEAYYGVQTLRAVENFPITGYRIHPSLITAMATVKKAAALANMETGYLARNIGQEIAEAAQEIVDGKFHDQFIVDPIQGGAGTSINMNTNEVIANRALERMGYEKGNYATISPNTHVNMAQSTNDAFPTGIHIATLMMLEELLMTMEELHTAFRDKAKEFDHVIKMGRTHLQDAVPIRLGQEFEAYSRVLERDIKRIKQSRQHLYEVNMGATAVGTGLNANPTYIEHVVKHLRNLSGFPLVGAEHLVDATQNTDAYTEVSAALKVCMMNMSKIANDLRIMASGPRVGLAEIQLPARQPGSSIMPGKVNPVMAEVINQVAFQVIGNDHTICLASEAGQLELNVMEPVLVFNLIQSISIMNNGFRVFREYCIKGITANEELLKQYVEKSVGIITAVNPHIGYETASRIAREAIATGKSVRELCLEHGVLTAEELDIILDPYEMTHPEIAGASLLKNKKA; this is translated from the coding sequence ATGATAGTGACGAAAGATATACGTATAGAAAAAGATTTTTTAGGTGAAAAAGAAGTACCGAATGAAGCTTACTACGGTGTACAAACATTGCGTGCTGTAGAAAACTTTCCTATTACAGGATATCGTATTCATCCGTCACTCATTACAGCTATGGCAACTGTAAAAAAAGCAGCAGCACTTGCAAATATGGAGACCGGATATTTAGCGAGAAATATTGGACAAGAAATTGCAGAAGCAGCTCAAGAAATTGTCGATGGAAAATTCCATGATCAGTTTATTGTAGATCCGATTCAAGGTGGAGCAGGTACTTCAATTAATATGAATACAAACGAAGTTATTGCAAACCGTGCATTGGAACGAATGGGATACGAGAAGGGAAACTATGCGACTATTAGTCCAAATACGCATGTAAACATGGCACAATCAACAAACGATGCATTTCCAACAGGTATTCATATTGCCACGTTAATGATGCTAGAAGAGCTTCTAATGACAATGGAAGAGCTGCATACTGCTTTTCGTGATAAGGCAAAAGAGTTTGATCATGTCATTAAAATGGGGCGTACGCATTTACAAGATGCAGTTCCAATTCGTCTTGGCCAAGAATTTGAAGCGTATAGTCGAGTACTCGAGCGTGATATAAAGAGGATTAAACAGTCTCGTCAACATTTATATGAAGTGAATATGGGAGCGACAGCTGTTGGAACTGGATTGAATGCCAATCCGACTTATATTGAACACGTCGTAAAGCATTTACGAAACCTGAGCGGGTTCCCTCTTGTTGGGGCTGAGCATTTAGTTGATGCAACGCAAAATACAGATGCATATACAGAAGTATCAGCAGCGCTGAAAGTATGTATGATGAATATGTCTAAAATCGCAAATGATCTTCGCATTATGGCATCTGGGCCACGTGTTGGATTAGCTGAAATTCAATTACCAGCTCGTCAACCAGGTTCATCTATTATGCCAGGTAAAGTAAATCCAGTTATGGCAGAAGTAATTAACCAAGTTGCTTTCCAAGTTATCGGAAACGATCATACAATTTGTTTAGCATCAGAAGCGGGACAATTAGAATTAAATGTAATGGAACCCGTACTTGTATTTAATTTAATCCAATCTATTAGCATTATGAATAATGGATTCCGTGTATTTCGTGAGTATTGTATTAAAGGGATTACGGCAAATGAAGAATTGCTCAAACAGTACGTTGAAAAAAGTGTTGGAATTATTACAGCGGTGAATCCTCATATTGGTTATGAAACGGCTTCTCGCATTGCACGTGAAGCTATTGCGACAGGGAAATCTGTTCGGGAGCTTTGCTTAGAGCACGGTGTGTTAACAGCGGAAGAACTCGATATTATTTTAGATCCATATGAAATGACGCACCCTGAAATAGCTGGTGCATCGTTATTAAAAAATAAAAAAGCATAA
- a CDS encoding acid-soluble spore protein H, with translation MDIKRVKQILSSSSRIDVMYEGMPVWIDSCDEQSGVAQVHDVSSPGESIHVDVAALEEK, from the coding sequence ATGGATATAAAGCGTGTAAAGCAAATCTTATCATCTTCAAGCAGAATTGACGTTATGTATGAAGGGATGCCAGTATGGATCGACAGCTGTGATGAACAGAGTGGAGTTGCTCAAGTGCATGATGTATCATCTCCGGGTGAAAGTATTCATGTGGATGTGGCGGCATTAGAAGAGAAGTAA
- a CDS encoding ArsR/SmtB family transcription factor, translating to MNPNQFDCSISEEDVQMLRALAHPLRLRLVMELMQRGTCNVTQLQEVLEIPQSTVSQHLTKLKQNKVVRFERRGLEVYYQVHNDKVSEVVKTLFS from the coding sequence ATGAATCCAAACCAATTTGACTGTAGCATTTCAGAAGAAGATGTACAGATGTTAAGAGCATTAGCTCATCCACTTCGTCTACGTTTAGTAATGGAGCTAATGCAGCGTGGGACATGTAACGTAACACAATTACAGGAAGTATTAGAAATTCCTCAATCGACTGTTTCACAGCATTTAACAAAATTAAAGCAAAATAAAGTAGTTCGCTTTGAGAGACGTGGATTAGAAGTATATTATCAAGTGCATAATGATAAAGTAAGTGAAGTTGTAAAAACATTATTTTCATAA
- a CDS encoding FecCD family ABC transporter permease produces MKKYIPFRIGKGRLSFLMYKRACLVLLSLLVVLTGLFFASAGMGDMKIAPYDVWQAITGNGDAMSNMVVNKFRMPRILIAIFVGIALAVAGCILQGLVRNPLASPDIIGITGGASVAVVLFLAIFSDKNNALTVSIHYMPLAAFAGATIVAFFVYLFAWRNDGLSPISLVLIGVGFWALTKAATTLFMLLAPIYQASQANVWITGTVYGSSWQNVMVLAPWVLILTVIAFIAARHLNAQELGDDIAVGLGIPLTKSRLFMLLLSTALIGGAVAFAGGIGFVGLMAPHISRRLVGSLYGALLPVAAIVGAILVLAADLIGRTVFAPLEVPAGVFTSAIGAPYFIYLLYKSRNS; encoded by the coding sequence ATGAAGAAATATATTCCGTTTCGTATAGGAAAAGGCAGGCTCTCGTTTTTAATGTATAAACGAGCTTGTCTCGTCTTATTGAGTTTATTAGTTGTTTTAACAGGATTATTTTTTGCAAGCGCAGGTATGGGAGATATGAAAATTGCTCCTTACGATGTATGGCAAGCGATTACCGGAAATGGCGATGCGATGTCAAATATGGTTGTAAATAAGTTTCGTATGCCCCGTATTTTAATTGCCATCTTTGTAGGAATCGCACTCGCTGTAGCGGGCTGTATTTTACAGGGGCTTGTTCGAAACCCACTTGCTTCTCCTGATATTATCGGAATTACAGGCGGTGCCAGTGTTGCTGTTGTACTATTTTTAGCTATATTTAGTGATAAAAACAATGCGCTTACAGTAAGCATTCATTATATGCCGCTAGCAGCATTTGCTGGGGCAACGATTGTAGCGTTTTTTGTATATTTATTTGCATGGAGAAATGATGGATTATCGCCAATTAGCCTTGTTTTAATTGGTGTTGGATTTTGGGCATTAACGAAGGCGGCAACGACTCTATTTATGTTATTAGCGCCAATTTATCAAGCAAGTCAAGCAAACGTGTGGATTACCGGTACTGTTTACGGTTCATCATGGCAAAATGTTATGGTACTTGCGCCATGGGTTCTTATTTTGACTGTAATAGCATTTATAGCAGCTAGACATTTAAATGCTCAAGAGCTAGGAGACGATATTGCAGTAGGGCTTGGTATTCCGTTAACGAAGTCACGCTTATTCATGTTACTCCTTAGTACAGCATTAATTGGAGGAGCGGTTGCTTTCGCAGGAGGAATTGGATTTGTTGGTTTAATGGCACCTCATATTTCAAGAAGACTAGTTGGTTCTTTATACGGGGCGTTACTTCCAGTTGCAGCTATTGTCGGTGCGATTTTAGTGCTTGCCGCCGACTTAATCGGACGTACAGTCTTTGCGCCACTTGAAGTTCCTGCAGGTGTATTTACATCGGCGATTGGTGCACCTTATTTTATTTATTTACTTTATAAAAGTCGGAACTCATAG
- a CDS encoding hemolysin family protein, translating to MDIFKLLMVAILIALTGFFVAVEFAIIKVRSSRIDQLVGEKKRGALAAKKVISNLDEYLSACQLGITITALGLGWLGEPTIKHLLEPLFLKVNLSPAIASTISFIIAFAVITFLHVVIGELAPKTFAIQKAEQVSLLLSRPLIYFYRVMYPFIWALNGSARLVTGIFGLHPASEHEVAHSEEELRLILSESYESGEINQAEFKYVNNIFEFDNRVAKEIMVPRTEVVGLYEDEPFETHIKIIGQEKYTRYPVFGEDKDEIIGMVNVKDLFIHYMDGGRGEECSITPYTRPVIEVLENIPIHDLLLQMQRRRIPLAVLYDEYGGTAGIVTLEDILEEIVGEIRDEYDEDEHPPIEHISEGCKIVEGKVLISEVNDLFGIHLVAVDVDTIGGWIMVQKQSVAEGDVIEKSGFYFKVLEKDMHQIKRVEIRKTEETIGS from the coding sequence TTGGATATTTTTAAATTATTGATGGTAGCTATTCTTATCGCGTTAACAGGATTTTTCGTAGCTGTAGAATTCGCAATTATAAAGGTGCGTAGCAGTCGTATTGATCAACTCGTTGGTGAAAAAAAGCGAGGAGCATTGGCAGCTAAGAAAGTTATTTCAAATTTAGATGAATATTTATCTGCATGTCAGTTAGGGATTACGATTACAGCTTTAGGGCTTGGGTGGCTAGGAGAACCTACAATTAAGCATTTGCTCGAACCGTTGTTTTTAAAAGTGAATCTATCCCCTGCAATTGCAAGTACCATTTCGTTTATTATCGCATTTGCAGTTATTACTTTTTTACATGTTGTAATCGGAGAACTTGCTCCAAAAACATTTGCTATTCAAAAGGCAGAGCAGGTTAGCTTATTATTATCACGACCACTTATTTATTTTTACCGAGTTATGTATCCGTTTATTTGGGCGTTAAATGGCTCAGCACGATTGGTGACAGGAATATTCGGATTACACCCAGCCTCTGAACATGAGGTTGCACATTCGGAGGAAGAGCTGAGGTTGATTTTATCTGAGAGCTATGAGAGTGGAGAAATTAATCAAGCTGAATTTAAGTATGTAAATAACATTTTTGAATTTGATAACAGGGTGGCAAAAGAAATTATGGTTCCACGTACTGAAGTCGTGGGCTTGTATGAAGATGAACCGTTCGAGACACATATTAAAATTATTGGACAAGAAAAGTATACGCGGTATCCCGTATTTGGTGAAGATAAAGATGAGATTATTGGAATGGTTAATGTAAAAGATTTATTTATTCACTATATGGATGGTGGTCGAGGTGAAGAATGCTCTATTACCCCATATACAAGACCAGTTATTGAAGTTTTAGAAAATATCCCAATTCATGATTTATTATTGCAAATGCAAAGAAGGCGTATTCCGCTAGCAGTTTTGTATGATGAATATGGCGGTACGGCAGGAATTGTTACATTGGAAGATATTTTAGAGGAAATTGTTGGAGAAATTCGAGATGAGTATGATGAAGACGAGCATCCCCCTATAGAACATATAAGTGAAGGCTGTAAAATTGTAGAGGGGAAAGTACTTATTAGTGAAGTAAACGATTTATTTGGAATACATTTAGTTGCTGTTGATGTTGATACAATTGGTGGCTGGATTATGGTGCAAAAACAGAGTGTCGCTGAGGGAGATGTGATTGAGAAAAGTGGCTTCTATTTCAAAGTTCTTGAAAAAGATATGCATCAAATTAAGCGAGTGGAAATAAGGAAAACGGAAGAGACGATAGGGAGTTAA
- a CDS encoding ABC transporter substrate-binding protein, with the protein MNFMQKKSFTLFVFLLAFSLLLSACGKSNNKEEATKEDNKKEMITVEHAMGKTEVPANPKRVVVLTNEGTEALLALGVTPVGAAEAPTGNPWYPHTKDKLKSVKTVGTELQVNVETIASLKPDLIIGNKLRHEKVYEQLKGIAPTVFSETLRGEWKDNFKLYAKAVNKEKEGQKVLADYEKRIKDLKGKLGDQVNQEISMVRFMPGDVRIYHGDTFSGVILKELGFKRPGDQNKNDFAERNVSKERISAMDGDTIFYFTYDKGNEKKGSELEKEYINDPLFKNLNASKNNKVYKVDDVIWNTAGGVMAANLMLDDIEKHFVK; encoded by the coding sequence ATGAATTTCATGCAAAAGAAATCGTTTACATTATTTGTATTTCTACTAGCATTTTCACTTCTTTTAAGTGCTTGTGGAAAATCAAATAACAAAGAAGAAGCAACAAAAGAAGATAATAAAAAAGAAATGATTACTGTAGAACACGCAATGGGTAAAACAGAAGTTCCTGCCAATCCAAAACGTGTCGTTGTTTTAACAAATGAAGGAACAGAAGCTTTACTTGCCCTTGGTGTAACGCCAGTAGGTGCTGCTGAAGCTCCTACCGGTAACCCATGGTATCCACATACGAAGGATAAACTGAAAAGTGTGAAAACTGTCGGCACTGAGCTGCAAGTTAATGTGGAAACAATCGCTTCTTTAAAACCAGACTTAATCATTGGTAACAAACTTCGCCATGAAAAAGTATACGAGCAGTTAAAAGGCATAGCTCCTACTGTCTTTTCAGAAACACTGCGTGGGGAATGGAAAGATAATTTTAAACTTTATGCAAAAGCAGTAAATAAAGAAAAAGAAGGTCAAAAGGTTTTAGCTGATTACGAAAAACGTATAAAAGACTTAAAAGGCAAACTTGGAGATCAAGTAAATCAAGAAATTTCTATGGTACGCTTTATGCCTGGTGATGTTCGTATTTATCATGGAGATACATTCTCTGGTGTTATTTTAAAAGAACTTGGTTTCAAACGTCCTGGTGATCAAAATAAAAATGACTTTGCAGAACGTAATGTATCTAAAGAGCGTATCTCAGCAATGGATGGCGATACCATCTTCTACTTCACATACGATAAAGGTAATGAGAAAAAAGGTTCTGAATTAGAGAAAGAATATATAAACGATCCTCTATTCAAAAACTTAAATGCTTCTAAAAACAATAAAGTATACAAAGTTGACGATGTCATTTGGAATACAGCTGGTGGTGTAATGGCTGCAAACTTAATGCTAGATGACATTGAAAAACACTTTGTTAAATAG
- a CDS encoding TlpA disulfide reductase family protein gives MAPNFLLQTIDGKEIHLSEYKGKKVILNFWASWCGPCKIEMPDMEKFYQHTKDTEVEIVAVNATASEKDPSNVKQFLEENKYTFPVLLDKKGQASATYQIISIPTSFILDTKGVIQYKHVGPMTYEKMQEYTTAL, from the coding sequence ATGGCCCCTAACTTTCTTTTACAGACAATTGATGGAAAGGAAATCCATCTTTCAGAATATAAAGGAAAGAAAGTAATATTAAATTTTTGGGCAAGTTGGTGTGGACCATGTAAAATAGAAATGCCCGATATGGAAAAATTTTATCAACATACAAAAGACACTGAAGTTGAAATTGTCGCTGTAAATGCAACAGCTAGCGAAAAAGATCCTAGCAATGTAAAACAATTCCTCGAAGAAAATAAATATACTTTCCCTGTCCTATTGGATAAAAAAGGACAAGCAAGTGCAACATATCAAATTATAAGTATCCCTACATCTTTTATCCTCGATACAAAGGGTGTCATTCAATATAAGCATGTCGGACCGATGACATATGAAAAGATGCAAGAATATACAACTGCTTTATAA
- a CDS encoding FecCD family ABC transporter permease, whose product MLLKTNQAKWIGLFVGIIAVVICIWGSIIFGYTNTSWKLALDAFFHFNGSNEHIIIQNVRLPRALIAASVGASLAIAGCFMQTLTKNPLAAPDFIGLNSGAAFFIVVAIVIFSVTSLSAFTWIAFLGAAVAAILVFASSSLGKEGTTPLKLTLAGVAMSALFSSLTQGLLVLNEKALEEVLFWLAGSVQGRKLEILQSVFPYLLVGWIASLMMAGKVNTLMMGEDVAKGLGQRTILMKSLVLLIIVLLSGGSVAVAGPIGFIGIVTPHFARAFVGVDHRWRVPYSGLLGAILLLLADIAARYVIMPQEVPVGVMTAFIGAPFFIYIARKRGLSK is encoded by the coding sequence ATGTTATTAAAAACAAATCAAGCAAAATGGATTGGATTATTTGTTGGAATCATTGCAGTCGTTATTTGTATTTGGGGAAGTATTATTTTCGGATATACAAATACGAGCTGGAAATTAGCTTTGGATGCTTTTTTCCATTTTAATGGTTCAAATGAACATATTATTATTCAAAATGTGCGTCTTCCAAGGGCGTTAATTGCGGCTAGTGTGGGTGCTAGTTTAGCCATCGCGGGTTGTTTTATGCAAACTTTAACAAAGAACCCACTTGCTGCTCCAGATTTTATTGGATTAAACTCAGGTGCTGCTTTCTTCATAGTTGTAGCAATTGTTATCTTTTCCGTTACATCATTATCGGCTTTCACCTGGATTGCCTTTTTAGGAGCAGCGGTTGCGGCAATACTTGTATTTGCCTCTAGTTCTTTAGGAAAAGAAGGGACAACCCCGCTTAAGTTAACATTAGCAGGTGTTGCGATGAGTGCTTTATTTTCATCATTAACACAAGGGCTACTTGTATTAAATGAAAAAGCGCTTGAAGAAGTTTTATTTTGGCTTGCTGGATCTGTACAAGGAAGAAAGTTAGAAATATTACAATCTGTTTTCCCTTACTTATTAGTAGGCTGGATTGCATCCCTTATGATGGCAGGGAAAGTAAATACATTAATGATGGGGGAAGATGTCGCAAAGGGGTTAGGACAACGAACTATTTTAATGAAATCGTTAGTGCTACTCATTATTGTACTGTTATCGGGTGGTTCAGTTGCGGTTGCTGGTCCAATTGGATTTATTGGTATCGTTACTCCGCATTTTGCAAGAGCTTTTGTTGGAGTAGATCATAGGTGGAGAGTACCGTATAGCGGATTGTTAGGTGCAATACTATTACTCTTAGCTGATATAGCAGCACGATATGTCATTATGCCACAAGAAGTACCAGTAGGGGTTATGACAGCATTTATTGGAGCCCCATTCTTTATTTATATTGCACGTAAGAGAGGGCTTAGCAAATGA
- a CDS encoding VOC family protein: MNICSVHHIAIICSDYKISKNFYTRILGFKVINEVYRKERDSYKLDLCVGEQYQIELFSFPNPPERPSFPEAAGLRHLAFAVTNIEEAVKHLNQYGVDTEPVRVDEITEKRFVFFQDPDGLPLELYES; encoded by the coding sequence ATGAATATATGCAGCGTACATCACATTGCAATTATTTGTTCAGATTATAAAATATCAAAAAATTTTTATACAAGGATACTAGGTTTTAAAGTGATAAATGAAGTATACAGAAAGGAGAGAGATTCGTACAAGTTAGATTTATGTGTAGGAGAACAGTATCAAATTGAGTTATTTTCATTTCCTAATCCGCCAGAGCGGCCGAGTTTTCCTGAAGCAGCTGGGCTTAGGCATTTGGCGTTTGCGGTTACTAATATAGAAGAGGCTGTTAAGCATTTAAATCAATACGGGGTAGATACGGAGCCGGTGCGTGTTGATGAAATAACGGAAAAAAGGTTCGTCTTTTTCCAAGATCCTGACGGTTTACCGTTAGAATTATATGAGAGCTGA